A part of Thermococcus sp. JdF3 genomic DNA contains:
- a CDS encoding ATPase domain-containing protein, whose amino-acid sequence MYVGELLKSLDRASSGVPGLDDLIGGGFLPGRVYLVVGPPGSGKTTLGIQFLMSGVKNGEKGLFVSLFENPQLITQDMLRYNFGLLGHVQAKKIVFSDFGQILFGAGRKFAWDELLRSLLEIIRKEEAKRVVIDSFNSLEYSVVDPENKRMALGKLMRKLHELDVTTLITSEMMSSESYTDEYYLADGVIVLHHFMRNFQMVRALQVLKMRGVPHDSNLKRIRFTEDGIRVYPEAPF is encoded by the coding sequence ATGTACGTTGGTGAGCTCCTTAAGAGCCTCGATAGGGCCTCATCCGGCGTCCCCGGACTGGATGATCTAATCGGTGGGGGGTTTCTTCCGGGAAGAGTTTACCTCGTGGTCGGTCCCCCTGGTAGCGGTAAGACAACCCTGGGTATCCAGTTTTTGATGAGTGGGGTGAAAAACGGTGAGAAGGGTCTCTTCGTGTCTCTGTTTGAGAATCCCCAGCTGATAACTCAGGACATGCTCCGCTACAACTTTGGGCTGCTCGGTCATGTTCAGGCCAAAAAAATTGTTTTCAGTGACTTTGGGCAAATCCTGTTCGGGGCAGGTAGGAAGTTTGCCTGGGACGAACTCCTGAGGTCCCTGCTGGAGATAATCCGCAAAGAGGAAGCGAAGCGGGTTGTCATAGATTCATTCAATTCCCTGGAGTACTCGGTGGTGGATCCGGAGAACAAGAGGATGGCGCTGGGCAAGCTCATGCGCAAGCTGCATGAACTCGACGTGACGACACTTATAACCTCCGAAATGATGAGTTCCGAGAGCTATACCGATGAGTACTACCTCGCCGATGGTGTTATCGTCCTCCACCACTTCATGCGCAATTTCCAGATGGTGCGGGCGCTGCAGGTTCTCAAAATGCGCGGAGTTCCCCACGACAGCAACCTGAAAAGAATACGCTTTACGGAGGATGGCATCAGAGTTTATCCGGAGGCCCCGTTCTGA
- a CDS encoding DUF4910 domain-containing protein, with product MRRFLKEAEVFDPNNVLHYIAEISQFHRIQGSKELPEAVRFILEELRIWGIGANLYEETYDGESRYLTLKSPIAWDVVRGAVEVLGRTLTTAGTPLVVMAHSPSGSAEGEVVHVAREEDWKKARGRIVLVGREWRDAYRRANEMGAVGFIAYREGTGEEVPYIGLFLTKDDLEWARIPAVAVPETLARKIIGKLNSGESVSARIEVETMINERQVLPILYAEIGRPPFLLFTAHICHPKPGANDNASGSAMLMELARVLSRLYDDSFRFGFAFLWVPEYYGTQAFIERHADVGKYYAAINLDMVAGSPDRAGSTIMLVRTPVSRFSVVSGILEYYLDLANEAGKSFSGSPLPRLRVKSFPYEMGSDHDVFNFFGIPGTMPITWPDRFYHSSGDTIDKVSRESVEVIGRAVLATALALAKGDGEELQRFARGYAMKYLGELSRERKTDEVERLVMTGLARDSRFLGIESGHRFEPEPWLTWKVRGLLSERLIREADEKLAEEFGSLTRDRRVLVHLHELLMLAELLPRERAFEALREEYGEIDEEKLEKLVGILEAVGIVERA from the coding sequence ATGAGACGTTTCCTGAAGGAAGCCGAGGTTTTTGATCCGAACAACGTGCTGCACTACATCGCTGAGATAAGCCAGTTCCACCGCATACAGGGCTCGAAGGAGCTCCCTGAGGCGGTCCGCTTCATACTGGAGGAGCTCCGCATCTGGGGGATCGGCGCGAACCTCTACGAGGAGACCTACGACGGCGAGAGCAGGTACCTGACGCTCAAGTCGCCGATAGCCTGGGACGTCGTTAGGGGTGCCGTTGAGGTTCTCGGCAGGACCCTGACCACAGCGGGCACTCCCCTGGTGGTCATGGCCCATTCCCCCAGCGGGAGTGCAGAGGGTGAGGTCGTTCACGTTGCCCGGGAGGAGGACTGGAAAAAAGCGCGGGGCAGGATAGTACTGGTGGGACGCGAGTGGAGGGACGCCTACCGCAGGGCCAACGAGATGGGGGCGGTCGGCTTCATAGCCTACCGTGAGGGTACCGGGGAAGAGGTGCCCTACATAGGGCTCTTCCTCACAAAGGACGACCTTGAATGGGCCAGGATTCCCGCGGTGGCCGTCCCCGAGACCCTGGCCAGGAAAATCATCGGAAAGCTGAACTCGGGGGAGAGCGTGAGTGCGAGGATTGAGGTTGAGACGATGATAAACGAGCGCCAGGTCCTTCCGATCCTCTACGCCGAGATTGGGAGGCCGCCGTTCCTTCTGTTCACCGCCCACATCTGCCACCCGAAGCCGGGGGCGAACGACAACGCGAGCGGCAGCGCGATGCTGATGGAGCTGGCGCGCGTTCTGTCCCGCCTCTACGATGATTCATTCCGCTTTGGCTTCGCGTTTCTATGGGTTCCTGAATACTACGGAACGCAGGCATTCATCGAGCGCCACGCCGACGTGGGGAAGTACTACGCGGCCATAAACCTCGACATGGTGGCGGGCAGTCCGGACAGGGCCGGCTCGACGATAATGCTGGTTAGAACCCCCGTCTCCCGTTTCTCGGTGGTCTCGGGGATCCTCGAGTACTACCTCGACCTGGCGAACGAGGCTGGAAAAAGCTTCTCGGGGAGCCCGCTGCCCAGGCTCAGAGTGAAGAGCTTCCCGTACGAGATGGGCAGCGACCACGATGTCTTCAACTTCTTCGGAATCCCGGGAACGATGCCCATAACCTGGCCCGACCGCTTCTACCACTCCAGCGGGGACACCATCGATAAGGTCAGCAGGGAGAGCGTTGAGGTCATTGGGAGGGCCGTCCTCGCGACCGCCCTGGCCCTTGCGAAGGGTGATGGGGAGGAGCTCCAGCGCTTTGCGCGTGGATACGCCATGAAATACCTGGGTGAGCTATCGAGGGAGAGAAAAACGGACGAGGTTGAGCGCCTTGTGATGACGGGCCTCGCCAGGGACTCGCGGTTCCTGGGCATTGAGAGCGGCCACAGGTTTGAGCCGGAGCCCTGGCTGACATGGAAGGTCAGGGGCTTACTGTCGGAGCGCCTCATAAGGGAGGCCGACGAAAAGCTCGCCGAGGAGTTCGGTTCGCTGACCCGGGACCGGCGGGTTCTGGTACATCTCCATGAACTGCTGATGCTCGCGGAACTACTTCCCAGGGAGCGGGCCTTTGAGGCGCTCAGGGAGGAGTACGGGGAAATCGATGAAGAAAAGCTGGAAAAGCTCGTGGGAATCCTGGAGGCTGTGGGAATCGTGGAGCGGGCTTAG
- a CDS encoding methyltransferase domain-containing protein: protein MSLEGLYRYARAYMEPDNEGARKRFRELAEFFEKLELPRGGRILDLCAGTGIAGAAAARATGASRLTVLDARAEDLERVHEWLESAGLSTIPTKVQGDVRKIPGLVEEHDVAVLFGNTMIHFDPFDAVRIFAGVALTLSGDGIFMVEDTDRVYRILYSIGYKEFFVESKGENHTLASVHEGYDVRRGTFKRAYYLLPGFEKVGEFDFHHWDLATQLAIGRIFFGEARLIRPGEHGFTRVGDVLYFKRPRKDIAALVLDDFSGPR, encoded by the coding sequence ATGTCCCTTGAAGGGCTCTACCGTTACGCCAGGGCATATATGGAGCCGGACAATGAGGGGGCGAGAAAAAGGTTCAGGGAACTGGCGGAGTTCTTTGAAAAGCTGGAGCTCCCCAGAGGGGGAAGGATCCTTGACCTGTGCGCCGGCACTGGCATAGCTGGAGCGGCCGCCGCCAGGGCCACTGGAGCGAGCAGGTTAACCGTCCTAGATGCCCGGGCCGAGGACCTCGAAAGGGTTCACGAGTGGCTCGAGTCGGCAGGTCTGAGCACAATACCCACCAAAGTTCAAGGAGATGTGAGGAAAATTCCCGGTCTTGTGGAGGAACACGATGTGGCGGTGCTCTTTGGCAACACCATGATACACTTCGATCCCTTCGACGCGGTCAGGATATTCGCCGGCGTCGCTCTAACACTGAGCGGGGACGGGATCTTCATGGTAGAGGACACCGACAGGGTTTACAGGATATTATACAGCATAGGCTACAAGGAATTCTTCGTCGAGAGCAAGGGAGAAAACCACACCCTCGCCTCCGTCCACGAGGGATACGACGTCAGAAGGGGGACGTTCAAAAGAGCCTACTACCTCCTGCCGGGATTTGAGAAAGTGGGAGAGTTCGACTTCCACCACTGGGACCTGGCGACCCAGTTGGCGATCGGGCGGATATTCTTCGGGGAGGCCAGACTGATACGGCCGGGGGAGCACGGATTCACGCGCGTGGGAGACGTCCTCTACTTCAAACGCCCAAGAAAGGACATCGCCGCGCTCGTCCTCGATGACTTCAGCGGTCCGCGCTGA
- a CDS encoding NitrOD5 domain-containing protein — translation MAKLRVGPALVSATTKEILQKLGKPFEATITAYLHSKYGRGIEIIEDNPRTFYNALKELFGEFAARVFMYDLVKELNLPVESTDIEDMIKALEGYLGEQTWPRK, via the coding sequence TTGGCTAAGCTACGTGTTGGGCCAGCTTTGGTCAGCGCCACGACCAAGGAAATCCTGCAGAAACTCGGAAAGCCTTTTGAGGCCACGATAACAGCTTACCTACATTCAAAATACGGCCGGGGAATTGAAATAATCGAAGATAACCCCCGCACATTTTACAATGCCCTCAAAGAGCTGTTTGGGGAGTTTGCAGCCAGGGTTTTCATGTACGACCTCGTGAAGGAACTCAACCTCCCAGTCGAATCAACGGATATTGAAGATATGATAAAAGCCCTGGAGGGGTACCTCGGTGAACAAACATGGCCGAGGAAATAA
- a CDS encoding metallophosphoesterase: MHSFKDFESLSLEIETSRGRTLLIADPHIGFELSRGLRVRTRFEEQLAGFISETDPDLLIILGDLKEPIGMSFTVKRLLMGFFSDIREIPTIVTKGNHDGRIEEVAGKFPHVEVTDHLLVDDRLFLHGHTGLPGVEFEEAYLGHIHPAYTLKRGGVSRKIKVFVRSGKFLILPTINPFIEGFNVGDGIRMVPFLKGVGSVELFLPEGIYLGRVNLR; this comes from the coding sequence ATGCACTCTTTTAAGGACTTCGAGAGCCTCTCACTGGAGATTGAGACCTCCCGCGGGAGGACGCTTCTTATAGCGGATCCTCACATAGGTTTCGAGCTGTCGCGCGGGCTGAGGGTAAGAACGCGCTTCGAGGAACAGCTGGCCGGGTTCATATCCGAAACGGACCCTGACCTCCTGATAATCCTTGGAGACCTTAAAGAGCCGATAGGTATGAGCTTCACTGTGAAGCGCCTCCTCATGGGATTCTTCTCAGACATCAGGGAAATTCCAACGATTGTGACGAAGGGAAACCACGACGGGAGGATAGAGGAGGTCGCCGGGAAGTTCCCCCACGTCGAGGTGACCGACCACCTGCTGGTGGACGACAGGCTCTTCCTCCACGGCCACACCGGACTGCCCGGGGTAGAGTTCGAGGAGGCGTACCTCGGCCACATCCATCCCGCGTACACCCTCAAAAGGGGCGGTGTTTCGAGGAAGATAAAGGTCTTCGTCCGCTCCGGGAAGTTCCTTATACTGCCCACGATAAACCCTTTCATAGAGGGCTTCAACGTGGGGGACGGAATAAGAATGGTGCCGTTTCTGAAAGGAGTTGGCTCGGTGGAGCTGTTCCTCCCGGAGGGAATTTACCTGGGCAGGGTGAACCTCCGATGA
- a CDS encoding PadR family transcriptional regulator — MLMDRKEKALKKLRKDLRSGLYSYLVLLLLEREDELHGYAIRKRLEELSDGRIVPSEGALYDILKSLRKIGLVQDTWAEVGGRPRKYYSLTKLGREVLSELRTEIGAITETLERMEGDGQ, encoded by the coding sequence GTGCTGATGGACAGAAAGGAGAAAGCCCTGAAGAAGCTGAGGAAGGACCTCCGCTCCGGGCTCTACTCCTACTTAGTTCTCCTTCTCCTGGAGAGAGAGGATGAGCTTCACGGCTATGCGATAAGAAAGAGGCTCGAAGAGCTGAGCGACGGCAGGATAGTGCCGAGCGAGGGGGCGCTCTACGACATCCTCAAGAGCCTGAGGAAGATCGGCCTCGTCCAGGACACCTGGGCGGAGGTCGGCGGGAGGCCGAGGAAGTACTACTCCCTAACGAAGCTGGGCAGGGAGGTCCTGAGCGAGCTGAGGACAGAGATAGGGGCGATAACAGAGACTCTGGAGAGGATGGAGGGCGATGGGCAATGA
- a CDS encoding multidrug transporter, which yields MVTKIRGYILVGVLLLVALGVGLAANAAVFLPGATYQRGYFGAGALQAERLPAGSHVTGHVRAEYPFSVYIVTSESGYFENVTAGSVILSWENVTEVNLDLITQEGARYLVVKNGNTGQEIEIAFSADR from the coding sequence ATGGTGACGAAAATCAGGGGCTACATCCTTGTGGGGGTTCTCCTGCTGGTGGCACTGGGCGTGGGGCTGGCCGCCAATGCCGCGGTGTTCCTGCCTGGCGCAACGTATCAGAGGGGCTACTTTGGAGCAGGCGCACTTCAGGCCGAGCGGCTTCCCGCGGGCTCCCACGTGACGGGACACGTGAGGGCGGAGTACCCGTTCTCCGTCTACATCGTCACCTCTGAATCCGGTTATTTTGAGAACGTCACCGCTGGCAGTGTCATCCTCAGCTGGGAGAACGTGACGGAGGTTAACCTTGATCTTATCACGCAGGAGGGGGCAAGGTATCTCGTCGTAAAGAATGGGAACACGGGACAGGAGATAGAGATAGCGTTCAGCGCGGACCGCTGA
- a CDS encoding YhfC family intramembrane metalloprotease gives MYLLPFPILGGLLAWATIYFLGFDKQRWGEFVLGLAAFFIAIIIQNPVQQLPLLGMGIKSNADVIARGTAFTVGVSVWFGLTAGIFQEGAKYLLVKGKSLNTGLFLGLGFGITEVFVIAGAALAGALATGKPLDVPLSTALTSMVERYFVVLFHVGTGIYLAYAYREGFGKSGLLAMVGIHTVIDSLAAYYQLTKSAPAMYAVEFITAIAALGLLYYTIPKAKLELPKEEEVLW, from the coding sequence ATGTACCTCCTTCCATTTCCAATACTCGGCGGGCTGCTGGCATGGGCGACGATTTACTTTCTTGGCTTCGATAAGCAGAGGTGGGGGGAGTTCGTCCTCGGTTTGGCCGCGTTCTTCATTGCGATAATCATTCAGAACCCCGTCCAGCAGCTTCCCCTCCTTGGAATGGGAATAAAGTCCAACGCCGACGTTATAGCGAGAGGAACCGCGTTCACCGTAGGTGTTTCGGTATGGTTCGGCCTCACCGCGGGAATATTTCAGGAGGGCGCAAAGTACCTCCTGGTGAAGGGAAAGAGCCTGAACACGGGGCTGTTCCTCGGCCTGGGCTTCGGAATAACGGAGGTCTTCGTTATAGCGGGAGCGGCCCTCGCCGGAGCGCTCGCAACGGGAAAACCGCTCGACGTCCCGCTGAGCACGGCACTCACATCAATGGTGGAGCGCTACTTCGTCGTCCTCTTCCACGTGGGAACCGGGATATACCTCGCGTACGCCTACAGGGAGGGGTTCGGAAAGAGCGGCCTACTGGCGATGGTGGGAATCCACACGGTCATAGACTCGCTGGCGGCCTACTACCAGCTCACGAAGAGCGCGCCGGCCATGTACGCGGTAGAGTTTATAACCGCCATCGCCGCACTGGGTCTGCTGTACTACACGATTCCAAAGGCAAAACTCGAACTCCCGAAGGAAGAGGAAGTCCTGTGGTGA
- a CDS encoding heavy metal-binding domain-containing protein, with protein MDDIIITTTESLPGYRVVEVKGLARGGIVRATHVGRDIMAFFKNLKGGEVQEYTQMLAEAREEALRRMKLHAEDMGANAVVGVRFMTSAVASGMAEIYAYGTAVVVERIEEE; from the coding sequence ATGGACGACATCATCATAACGACCACTGAAAGCCTGCCCGGGTACAGGGTGGTCGAGGTGAAGGGCCTCGCGAGGGGCGGCATAGTCCGGGCCACCCACGTCGGGAGGGACATAATGGCGTTCTTCAAGAACCTGAAGGGCGGCGAGGTTCAGGAGTACACCCAGATGCTCGCCGAGGCCAGGGAGGAGGCCCTGAGGAGGATGAAGCTCCACGCCGAGGACATGGGCGCCAATGCGGTCGTGGGTGTTCGCTTCATGACCTCAGCGGTGGCATCGGGCATGGCCGAGATATACGCCTACGGCACGGCGGTGGTCGTTGAGAGGATCGAGGAGGAGTGA
- a CDS encoding transcriptional regulator: protein MSDVYEKLEALLRSLGVKKTELRIYRLLLDKKEPMRITEIQRELGISERSVREHVLSLYRRGILRRTLIEQGWLGYTYSAVSPSEVLENIKQSLVKRINELEQELKSGSKSSRN from the coding sequence ATGAGTGATGTCTACGAAAAGCTTGAGGCGCTGCTTCGTTCCCTTGGGGTCAAAAAGACCGAACTGAGGATTTACCGGCTTCTGCTCGACAAAAAGGAACCTATGAGGATAACAGAGATACAGAGGGAGCTCGGGATAAGCGAACGCTCGGTCAGAGAGCACGTGCTCAGCCTCTACCGGAGGGGCATTCTGAGGAGAACCCTCATCGAGCAGGGCTGGCTCGGCTACACGTACAGCGCAGTTTCCCCGAGCGAGGTCCTTGAAAACATCAAGCAGAGCCTCGTAAAGAGAATAAACGAGCTGGAGCAGGAGTTGAAAAGCGGCTCCAAATCCAGCAGAAACTAA
- a CDS encoding glycosyltransferase family 2 protein: MYSGAPEGRAVKVSVIIPTYNERDNLAELFERIDGALKGYNYEIIVVDDDSPDGTWEFAESLAEKYPVKVIRRTEKKGLSSAVIRGFREAAGDIFVVMDADLQHPPEVIPELLNAIEKGADVAIASRYVPGGGVKNWYWYRRLISKGAIMIGRLALPKIRDVKDPVSGFFALRREVLEGIELNPIGFKILMEILIKGRYREVREVPFTFGLRHAGESKLGTKTMVNYLKHVYRLMRWEGELDRLIKFTLVGLSGVVVNEGFLWAFVNFLGWDKILANIPATELAILNNFTWNDLWTFRDLKRKPLWRRLATFHVAALTGALVQWVIYAGLVYLGMNYLVANLIGIVVSFIVRFIVNRHVTWG, encoded by the coding sequence ATGTATTCAGGTGCACCGGAGGGAAGGGCGGTGAAGGTTTCTGTAATCATCCCGACGTACAATGAGAGAGACAACCTTGCGGAGCTTTTTGAAAGGATAGACGGGGCCCTGAAGGGCTACAACTACGAAATCATCGTCGTTGACGACGACTCCCCCGATGGGACATGGGAGTTCGCCGAGAGCCTGGCGGAGAAGTACCCGGTTAAGGTTATCCGCAGGACCGAGAAAAAGGGGCTCTCCTCCGCGGTTATCAGGGGCTTCAGAGAAGCCGCCGGCGACATCTTCGTCGTTATGGACGCCGACCTGCAGCACCCTCCGGAGGTTATTCCGGAACTCTTGAACGCCATTGAAAAAGGAGCCGACGTTGCCATAGCGAGCAGATACGTTCCTGGCGGCGGCGTTAAGAACTGGTACTGGTACAGAAGGCTCATATCGAAGGGCGCGATAATGATAGGCCGCCTGGCGCTTCCAAAGATACGGGACGTCAAGGACCCGGTGAGCGGCTTTTTCGCCCTCAGAAGGGAGGTCCTTGAGGGGATCGAGCTCAATCCAATAGGCTTCAAAATACTCATGGAGATTCTCATAAAAGGTAGATACAGGGAAGTCAGGGAGGTTCCCTTCACCTTCGGCCTGAGGCACGCCGGCGAGAGCAAACTGGGAACGAAGACCATGGTGAACTACCTCAAGCACGTTTACAGGCTCATGCGCTGGGAGGGTGAGCTTGACAGGCTCATCAAGTTCACCCTCGTTGGCCTCTCGGGTGTCGTCGTGAACGAGGGCTTTCTGTGGGCCTTCGTGAACTTCCTCGGCTGGGACAAGATACTCGCCAACATCCCGGCGACCGAGCTGGCGATACTCAACAACTTCACCTGGAACGACCTATGGACTTTCAGGGACCTCAAGAGAAAGCCCCTCTGGAGGAGGCTCGCCACATTCCACGTCGCTGCCCTCACGGGCGCCCTCGTTCAGTGGGTCATCTACGCGGGTCTTGTCTATCTGGGCATGAACTACCTCGTCGCGAACCTCATCGGTATAGTGGTTTCCTTCATCGTCCGCTTCATCGTTAACCGGCACGTTACGTGGGGCTGA
- a CDS encoding nitrilase, producing the protein MKVAYVQMEPVFLEPEANYSRAEELIRAAADEGAELIVLPELFDTGYNFRSREEVLEVAGQIPDGPTTQFLMELSRELGVFIVAGTAEKDGRGRLYNSAVVTGPIGSGYIGKYRKVHLFYREKLFFEPGDLGFHVFNLGIAKVGVMICFDWFFPESARTLALKGADIIAHPSNLVMPYAPRAMPIRALENRVYTITANRIGEEFGLRFIGKSTIASPKAEVLAMGSEDEEEVAVVEIDLGMARNKKLNEMNDVFRDRRPEHYAL; encoded by the coding sequence ATGAAGGTGGCTTACGTTCAGATGGAACCCGTTTTTCTAGAACCGGAAGCGAACTACTCCAGGGCAGAGGAGCTGATACGTGCCGCCGCCGACGAAGGCGCGGAACTCATCGTCCTTCCGGAGCTCTTTGATACGGGCTACAACTTCAGAAGCAGAGAGGAGGTCCTGGAAGTCGCGGGTCAGATACCCGACGGACCCACAACCCAGTTCCTCATGGAGCTCTCCAGAGAGCTTGGTGTCTTCATCGTCGCGGGGACCGCGGAGAAGGACGGGAGGGGAAGGCTGTACAATTCCGCGGTCGTTACCGGCCCAATAGGCAGCGGCTACATAGGCAAATACCGCAAGGTTCACCTCTTCTACCGTGAGAAGCTCTTCTTTGAGCCGGGGGATCTGGGCTTTCATGTTTTCAACCTCGGGATTGCAAAGGTTGGCGTTATGATATGCTTCGACTGGTTCTTTCCGGAGTCCGCGAGAACACTCGCCCTCAAAGGGGCCGACATCATAGCCCACCCCAGCAACCTGGTGATGCCCTACGCTCCCAGGGCGATGCCTATACGGGCCCTAGAGAACCGTGTCTACACGATAACCGCCAACAGGATCGGCGAGGAGTTTGGATTGAGGTTCATAGGTAAGAGCACGATAGCATCGCCGAAGGCAGAAGTGCTGGCGATGGGGAGTGAGGATGAGGAGGAGGTCGCCGTTGTTGAGATAGACCTCGGAATGGCAAGGAACAAAAAGCTCAACGAGATGAACGACGTCTTCAGGGACAGGCGCCCCGAGCACTATGCCCTGTGA
- the dph2 gene encoding diphthamide biosynthesis enzyme Dph2: protein MHEVSSGEILKILRELGAERVLIQTPEGLKGEAQALADFLEENGVEAIISGDINYGACDPADREAKLLGCDALIHLGHSYMRLHLEVPTIFVPAFAAVDVVPSLERNLGEIRRLGRRIALVTTAQHIHQLDRARKFLEKNGFDVLVGHGDSRVSWPGQVLGCNFAAAKVDAGGVLFIGAGYFHPIGVALATRKPTLAVNPYSGDAIWMDNEAERLIRRRWAQIAKAMDAERFGVITSTKKGQLRLAEAKRVVRLLREHGKYARLIAMNHISYPALEGFDFDAYVIVACPRVPVDDYENWRKPVLTPPEVEILLGLREDYEFDEILGAERKADEPFGLSVK, encoded by the coding sequence ATGCATGAAGTTTCGAGTGGCGAGATACTGAAAATCCTACGAGAGCTCGGCGCGGAGAGAGTGCTCATTCAGACTCCTGAGGGGCTAAAGGGGGAAGCTCAAGCTCTCGCGGATTTCCTTGAGGAGAACGGAGTCGAGGCGATAATAAGCGGGGATATAAACTACGGTGCCTGCGACCCGGCCGATAGGGAAGCAAAGCTACTCGGCTGTGACGCGCTGATACACCTTGGCCACAGCTACATGCGCCTCCACTTGGAAGTTCCAACGATATTCGTTCCGGCCTTTGCGGCCGTTGATGTGGTCCCTTCACTCGAGAGGAACCTGGGTGAGATAAGGCGGCTTGGGAGAAGGATAGCCCTCGTCACAACCGCCCAGCACATCCACCAGCTTGACCGGGCGAGGAAGTTTCTGGAGAAAAACGGCTTTGATGTCCTTGTGGGTCATGGGGACTCCCGCGTCAGCTGGCCGGGCCAGGTTCTCGGTTGCAACTTTGCCGCGGCGAAGGTGGATGCCGGGGGGGTTCTATTCATAGGTGCCGGTTACTTCCACCCCATCGGCGTTGCTCTGGCAACCCGGAAGCCAACCCTCGCGGTCAACCCCTACTCCGGCGATGCCATCTGGATGGATAACGAGGCTGAGAGACTCATCAGGAGGCGCTGGGCACAGATAGCAAAGGCCATGGATGCGGAGCGCTTTGGCGTGATAACGAGCACCAAGAAAGGCCAGCTTCGCCTGGCGGAGGCGAAGCGCGTGGTTAGGCTCCTCCGCGAGCACGGGAAATACGCGAGGCTCATAGCCATGAACCACATCAGTTATCCCGCCCTCGAGGGCTTCGACTTCGATGCGTACGTCATCGTCGCCTGCCCGCGCGTTCCAGTAGACGACTACGAGAACTGGAGGAAGCCGGTGCTGACGCCGCCGGAGGTCGAGATACTCCTGGGCCTGCGCGAGGATTACGAATTCGACGAAATACTTGGGGCTGAAAGGAAAGCCGATGAACCGTTTGGATTGAGCGTGAAGTGA